GTGTTAGACAGTAAAAATGGAACAAACACATTTAGActtttattgaatatttatttcagaatcaTCTGAGAACTGTTCAAGTTATTTTAACCCCTTAAGTTGCATGGGCCGGAGttggtttatttgcattcattcagtttttttacgGTGAAATCATAATAAATTTGATATGCTTGTCACTGCAAGAATCCAGAAAAATCCAGTAATTTTTATCGCCAAAAAACTAACTAACTCTACTAACTCTGAGAAACCTAGATAGAATGTCCAGTGTTTACTTTGAGGAATTCTCTGGAGgaattatcattatcaattaTCATAACCGGGTACTCTAATTTCCCATAAATTGGCCATAAATATGagtgtaagtgaatggtgtgtgcgccctgcgatggattggcggcctgtcctgcctctcgctcaatgcatgctgggataggctccagcactccctaagaccctgcccaggataagctgatatagataatggatggatggacaaccAGTCGGAGCTtgagtctgtggtgtgtgtccACTGTGTGAGGTTCACTGGCACACCCAAATGCCTGGCTGTTGtattcaattacattacagtacattccaaatgcagtatgtatgcatgtatggcTTCTGTTCCCCTGGTTGTGTAATCTTAGCTTTTGCGTCATCATAGCCCTAAAAGGTGTGACATAAAGTtgttgggagagagagagagagagaatttaacATATATAATCAGCTCCTTTCCATAGTTGTAAGGCATATGGGCACAATTCTTCCACAAAAAAAGTCAACTCATGCTTTGCTGCTACATGTCTTAAGGATCATTCCAGACTCTTCCATTAATGCTTGATTGAGTTCAGGTTTGATGACTATGGCGGCCATGACAtacatgtatgaatgcatgcatggaTGATGTCAGTGCTCTTCAAAATTTGGCACCATCTCATGCTCTCTGAACTGGGTTGGTGACATGTCTAGATGACTGTGTCTATCTAAATAACCTAGCTGGCTAGCTGAATTATTACATTGCTTTATAGTGTTACCAAAAACTTACCATCTTGTGGATATGAGCATTTTGTGCAGATTTGTGCAAAAGTTTCATAAATTTGAAACAAAGAAAGGTACCTGAAAAGGAAAATTTGAAAGTAAAACTCACCttgaaactgcaaaaaaaagaaattatttgagTTCAGACATAATTTATaattcaaaaaaattatttgctttgAATTTTGCTTGAACAAATATATGCTTTTCAGTTTACAAAGGAGCTTCTTTCACTTATATCAGCTCCTTTTCACTTTTCCTTTCACAGCTGCATTCTTGCATTCCCCCTTTTCTACCTTCCTCTTTCCAGGTGATGTGGATTTAACCATGGCCCATGATGCCTTTGATGAAAAGGAGCATTGGCCCACAGCATTTGTGCTGCACAGCACTCCCCCACGGCATCAGGAGTGAGCTGGAATGTGTCAGCAATGTCTCCTTGGCCAATGCCATCCGCCAGCTTGGCAGCCTCAGTGAGTCGGCCCCCAAGCTCTCACCCAGTCTATTCTTTTCTGTATAGATCTGTTTGCAAACATGCTGCCATATAAAGCTTCACAAGTGACGATTTCCAGgaatcaaaaagaaaagaaatgtggGAAAACTGGCATTGTATTCCccaatccttttaaaaaaaagatgttcaCTTGTGGAAAATGGTGGGATGCAGCAAATAAGTCAGTAAAAGCAAACACTGGAGACAGTCATGTTGCGCATTACAATTAAGAGACACATGCCAGCAGAGCATGTGAATCTCAAAGGCTGGGGCTATTCTCTTTAATGAGGCCTAACTGAACAATTTGAGTCACAAGTTAGTCTTTCATTCAACAAACAACAGTCTTTGTTCTTTTTGATATGCTGTATTTCAGTCCTGCTATCATccctgtctgtactgtatgtagcaTTTTGTGTAGGGTAAATATGTCATATCTTCTTTTAGCTGAATATGTGGTTTCTGCTCGTGTCTCTTATtgattgatattttttcattcaattttgtTAATggaagaaatgaataaatatccaGTGATTCTCTGTCAAATGAATGTTAGTTTTTAGacccaaaacaaacagtgagctccataatgtttggctctgttctctgcaatttcagatttgtaatcaaacaattcacatgtggtaaAAGTGCTGATTTTCAGCGGTTTTTCTTaatgggtatttttatacattttggtttcaccacatCTGAAATAGCAATAATTATATTCTACCACCATCTAAAGAGCTAAAGTATTTGTATATGACCCCGATCTTTAATTCACTGCCCTGCCACTTGATTGTAGAGTTCACTTAGTATGTTATTTCTGCCAGTGAATGTAAACTCTGGATCTCTGCAGGTAAGTATGCAGAGGAGCTGTTTGGGGAGCTGTTTGAAGAAGCGCACTCTCTGTCATACCGAGTATACTCGCTGCAGGAGCGCATTGATCACCTCTCCATCGATGTCACGCAGCTGGACCCCAAGGAGGAAGAGTGTAAGTGTTCTACATCATCACTCTCAGGTGAAGTGCAAAAATTAACCTGACCCATATACAAACATGTCATCCAATGGGATTGCAGCTGTGGGGATGCACTGCACTGGATGGTGTGCCTCTGTATTGGGCACATTAATGCACCTTACCTGATGATGACCTACCTGCTTGAAATCTTTTTCTTTGTGGTGCATCTAATACACTTTTTCTTTGGAGGATTAAACTGTGTGCCTGTATTTTACCTTTTAAATACTCACCTATTGCTTGTCTAATACACACATATCCTTTAAACAGAATAACAGCACCTCATCTCACTCCAACAACCCCCGCTGCTGGATTGGGCACCTGCAAGGTTGCCTGTTGAGCTCTGCGCATGAAGTGTCTTACTCTGACTCATGTCTTTATGTGAGCTTGActtgcacactgcagtgtgattAGAAGAGAATAGCTGCCATCATGTGCTTTGGAGGAGGACACATGGAACCTCATTCTTCAAAGCTTTCATGGCTGTTTTGGACATGAAAGTAAATTATCACTCAGAATACATTGCCGTTTTTTACAATTTAGTGGTTGTAATAATGGTTGgaatgaaacattacattattacgtGTGTGAGTTTCCTTCATCTGGTCTCTTCTCctgcaaattaaaaaacagcATCCCAACCAGTTCCCATGACAGTGAGCATATTGACATCCAAGACCCACTGCCCCACTGTCTTATGTCTCTGACTGGTCCTCTCCCCCTTTCACTTTTTCCTTATTCCACCCTCTCTTatctttttcttccctctctttatctttcttcCCATCTCACTCTTGCCTCTCCCATGCCCATTCTCTCTGTAACCCCTTTTTTATTGTCTGTCACACTCTTTGTTTTAGTGTCTCTGCAGGATATTACTATGAGAAAGGCCTTCCACAGCTCCACCAAACAGCACCAGCAGCTATTCAACCGCTGGACATTGCCTCTCGCTCTGCAAGAGACCTTTGACCTGTGTGAGGAGCCTCCGCCCCTCAACATACTCTCTCCTTATAGGTCAGCTGAGACTCCATCACACAGCATCCCCACCCCTATTGGTCAGATCAGCCTCTGACACTCAGGATCCCCCTTCCTTCCTCACCATGAAGAATCTTCACTCTCTGCTGCCAGTTGTTCAACTTGAAATCCAAAATCTTTTGCAGTTTTGAaccttaaaaaacaatattctcTTTacttatatttacatattttcacattaatatATAGTATTCTGTAAGTTTGGTTGACTGTCTGACCATTATCCATTGCAGACTGGAGACCCTCTTCTTCAAATGCCCTTTTTTGCATTGTCTTTTAACTCtcaatttaattatattttgttgtgttaattgAACATATTCATCTGGAAGGTGTATATGCATATGAAAATACGAATGTGTAAATTTAAATCATCCAAATAGTATAAAAGAAGTTGATGAATTATCTATACTATCTTTATTCATTGTAGGCGTTATTTCAAAAGGACATCAACAGCCCTTTCTGCTTCCTAACCAAAACATTCTTGCAGAGGACATTTACTTAGCATGCATTAACAAGGTTTCCACTCCCCCTCCAGGGATGATGGAAAGGAAGGGCTGAAGTTCTACACAAACCCTTCCTACTTCTTTGATCTGTGGAGAGAGAAGATGCTGCAGGATACAGAAGACAAGCGGAAGGAGAAGAGAAAACAGAGGGTAAAGGGAAGCAATTAAGGGGGGCAGGAAGAAGAGATGGGCAGATGTGAGGACAGGGATACAGAAAGGGTGAGttagggaggaggagaagatggAGGGGGCACTATGGACACTGGGCATTAGTACTTATCACTTTGAAGAGGATGCTTATCACCACTGTTTTTATTCATAGGGCCCCTCCCTGTCATCTGTACTCTTCCAAATCACAAAGTAGAAAAGAATGCCACTAATACCACTGTTTTGACAATCCAGGACACTGCACATACAAGATTTCTTTTATATGATTAAACTGGCCTGTCATACTATGTCATTAACTTACATGtgaatgcacagacatacacaaaagGAATTGATGGAATAGGCAGTGCTTAAAGCCTTGGATTAGAATAAATGCAAATTCATTGTCATGAAAAGGCATGGCCCTGCACTGGTTGCTGGTCTGAGTgtgttgtgcttgtgcatgctgTGCTGGGTATCTTTATTTCCATAGTGAAACATGAAATCAACTTTCAGATCCCTCTAGAGCCCTGTTAACCAACTGGCCAGACTACATATGGAAAAATGACTTATGTGTTTAGAATGTATTTACAACAATAGAATATGGAACATGGAAATAGGGGGATATTTGATTGACTGCAAATGCGTCAGACTCTTGTGAGGTTTCTGAACCATGGTTCAGGCTTATATCAGGTTTTCCCCCTTTCTTGTGTTTCAGCATAAGAACATTGACAGATCTATTGAATTGGGGAGGATCCCTCGAGCTCCCAACGACCGGCGCAAGGAGTGGCAGAGGCTGGCCCTGGGCCCAGAGTTAGCCAGAGAGGGGGTTGATGGTGAGGAAGCTCACCAATACCCCAGCATGGCCAATGGCCCTTCCAGCCACCCTGATTCCAGGTACATCCACTCCTCAGTGAAGTGGCTCCAGTAGAAAAAAGCATTATACACTCTGTggccatttcatttatttaacaccTATTTAGTTCCGGATAGGATAACTTTTGCCTCCACAACAGCCTGAATTATTTGCTGTATCAGTTCAGCAaagtgctggaaacattccttagggatgTCCATGCTGACTCAATAGTATCACATATACAGTTCCTGCAATTTTTTCAGCCACATATCCATGCTGCGAACCTCCTATTCctcctcatcccaaaggtgctctgttggattgagatctggcgTGAAGGTCATAGGAGTAAACTGAAATCATTGTCACATTTGGAGTCCAGTGTAGTCCTCTGCTGCCATAGCACATCTGCTTTAAGGTTTGacttgtgcattcagagatgcccttctgcacaccaccaTTGTAAACAGTTCTTATTTGAGGGACTTTTGGTGGGCACTGTACCTTCCACATAATATGGAAAGTATACATGACATGAATAGTCATTATTTAATAAACTTGTAATCTAATATGCTGCAgtatatacagttgaggccaaaagtttacatacacctaggctaaagatattaaaactcagtttttcacaactctttACTTCTTTTGGCAAGTAAATTAGGgcactttgttcacatcagcggtaattttaaaacaatcgattagagacaagattaattcagctttaatttactatatcagaattccagtgggtcaaaagtttacatataccaagttgactgtctctttaaacagtctggaagttTCCAGACATTGATGTGTTAGaagctctgattggccaattgtcataaataggagttaattgggagttaactGGCAACTGTGgttgtatttaagggcctacctttagagccactgcctttttgcccttgataccatgggaaaatccaagcaaataggagcaatttccaaacaactgaaggtaccatgagtatctgtacaaacaattgtatgcaaatataaaactcTTGGGAcgacacagacactgcatcgttcacgaaggaggcacaaattaactcctagggctgaacgaactttggtccgaaaggttcaactgaaccccatgacaacaacaaaggaactggtgaaggagttggtgGTATCAGGtgccaaagtatctacatccaccattaagagaatcctacttcaccatggcctgaaaggctgtcgcacaaggaagaagcccctactccaagactggcataaaaaagccagaacgaagtttgcaggtgatcaccaggacaaatacctagccttttggaggagtgttctctggtcagatgaaacaaaaattgaactgtttggccataatgatcagcgctatgtaagGAGGAAAacgggtgaggcttttaatctgaagaacaccatcccaactgtgaagcatgggggtggcagcatcatgttctGGGGGTGTTTtactggaaaagggactggtgtacttcagaaaatagatggcatcacgaggaaggaggattatctagaaatactgaagcaacacctgaagacatcagctagaaagttaaaacttgatcgcaactgggtcttccaacAGAACAATGATCCTAAgaatacctccaaagttgtaacaaaatggcttaaagacaacaaagtgaaagtattggagtgaccatcacaaagccctgacctgaatcccatagaagatttgtggactgaactaaaaaagcgtgtccgagcaaggaggcccaccaACCTGACTGAGCTACACCAGTTCTGGCAGAAGGAATGTgcaaaaattccagcagagTATTGTGAGAAGCGTGTGGAAGGctaagttaagcaattaaaaggcaatgccaccaaatactaacaaagtgtatgtaaacttttgacccactgaaaatctgatgtagttaataaaatatcaaataaatcgGTCTCTGAGCTATTATTTGCAATGatctcttatggaaataaagtagataccctaattgacttaacacaggaaatgtatggtaacatgaaatgtgtggactTGTGAAAAAAATTAGTTCGAATGTCTTTAGTCTAGGTGTATGTGAACTTTTGGCCTCCACTGTACTTCACAATTACCACACATTTTGCATGCATTCACTATGTATTTTCCCAGCCCTTCTTGCGTCATGAAAAGGTCAAAATTTATGtgcacttttcatacatttttaaaaatctctaaacaataaacttttttttttttaactagtttattttctcatatattTCTAGCATGTGCCCCtagtatatattttatgaatattacatttttcattgcatttttaattatatttctttATGGTATGAAGTTGTGCAGTACTGATGGATTAGAGAAGTTTCATTAACCCCCATAATGAGTGGCACTACCTTGCTTGTCATTGGCTCTCATGAACCAACCACAATATTTTGCTTTCTGTAACAGAAAACTACAGCATATGACGGCTTTCACAAAAATGTTCTGGTTCATGGAGTTTCATTTGTGAAGCAAAGAACTGCTGTCGCTTGCATTTGCAGGACATTTCTATGTATGGACCTCATAGACAGTGGATCTTGCTCTCCGGATGCCCTCCCTTATGGGCCAATGGATGAGCTACACTTTCACGGAGGTGGGGACAGAATGTGTGTTCCACCCCTTATGTCTCCGCCTCCACCAGCACCCTTATTGCCAGCCCCCACTTCATACACCATGAGAAACAGTACTCCCTCTGTTGCTAGGTGAGTCAAGTCCTTGCAGACTGAATACCCCCTTAAATTATGTGTGATGTTAATGGTCATGTGCCTAACTCAAAGGAAGGAAAATACATGAGCACTCAGAGTATTATTACAGTTCTGGGCACAGTTTATTAGTGACACCCAGTCTTCAGGTATCTGGCAGTGTTACTCAGCAGATAAACACAAATGTTACAtaacagaaaatacaaatacattatcTACCAGATGATCACATTAAACAGAGTATAGTTAGAATGGTTTGACCATTGAAGGGCTTATTCAGGCAAATTGACCCACCCTGAAGGTTGGGAATTATGCCAGCAACACAGGAAGTATGGTAGGTGGTATGGATAGGAGGGTACCTGGAGGAGGAGTATATGATGTTTATGATGGAAGACTTATCACATGACACAGGTGCATATGCAAATAATTGATATATTGATATGAAAtatcatgatttaaaaatgtattaaatgggTAACAGCCGCTTGACAGATTGTATTTCTCACTGGGGTTATTTAGTTTGAgtcttctgtgtctgtctccccagctccagctccaggttCACAGATAGCCAAAGTCAGTGTACTGCTGGGACGTCAGTGTTCCTCAATCCCattaccccacccccacaggccCCCCCATTACCTTCCAGTCTTTCCAGCTCCACAGTGAGAATCCATCACTCTCTCCACATGCCTTCTGCATCAGATCACCCACCTCATAACCCCAGCCCACAAAATCTCCATCAGACTGACTCAGGATTCCTGCACCCCTCCTCTGTCCCAGTGACCCCGCCCCTGCAGCCCATATCACCAGTTAATCTACAGCAAACCTCAGATGGGGCCCCACACACTTCCCAGATAGACAGCACAACCCTGAgcccaccaccccacccaccccctctgcCCCTTCCAGGGAGTGCCTCTCATCCTGGAGCGATGGCCCCATCCCCAGGCCTGCCTTTGGACCCGCCCATGGACTCACCATCAGTCCCACCCCCCTTTGCTGACTTGTCTTTTGGTGTTTGCCCAAAACACACCCACTGTGCTCATGAAACCAAGCATCATCCTTCCAGCCTGCCTGTCATCAGTGAAGCCAGGAGTGCTCTTCTGAAGGCAATACTCGCAGGTGGGCAGGACCCCAGAATTCAGCAGGGTTATAGCAATGTAACTTGTTATAGTTCTGTTATAGCCTGTGTCTCTACTGTGGATTCAGTACTAGTTTCTGTAGCTCTCTGCGTATTAGTCACTGCCATTTTCAGTAGCTCTCTGCAATGtaatcatttccattttatgtAGCTCTCTGCAGTGTAGTCATTGCCACTTCTTGCAGCTCTCAGCTGTGTATTCATTGCCATTTCCTGTAGCTCTCTGCAGTGTACTCATTGTCATTTCCTGTAGCTCTCTGTAGTTTAGTCAATGCCATTTTTTGTAGCTCTCTGCCATTTAGTCAATGCCATTCCCTGTTTCCTTCCCTGCCCCACAAAGGTATTCAGCTGCGTAAAGTGGAGGAGCGGCTGGATCAGGAGGCCAAGCACAAGCGTATGGGCAATGACGTGGCCACCATCCTGTCGCGCCGCATTGCTGTGGAGTACAGTGACTCAGAAGAAGGCTCAGAGTTTGAAGAAGGGGACTGGATTTAGTAGGGACCATATCTGCCATGACAtctacaaataaaacaattatactCCTCCCAGTTACCTTCAAGGGGAGACGCACAAGAAGCCATCCATTATTTTACCTTGCTTTTTGTGCTAAATCGAAGATTTCACTTAATGTTTTTGGTTTAATCACCACCACCTGGTTAAAATGGAATTGAAATGGCAccataattaatttacttttcCTATACTTCCACTTCTAAAAGcccaattacattacagcctaaTTAACAGTACTGGGATGAcctgattttcatttatttgtgtaattcTTAAACTATAGTATGAAATATTTACGTTCATAATATTTACTGCGTGTGCTAGAAAAACCTTATGCTTGCACTCCTACTTCATTATTGCCTGTGCTCGGAAGTAAATAGTGTGAAATCTCTTTCCTAATAAACACTTATTTCTGTAGAGTTTCAACTTTTGAAGAAtatcctgtgtgttttttagcATTACTTTTGCCCATTTAGATGTCTGTACATGAAGTTACATCTTCTGCAGCACCTCCAACAATGGAAAAACCATTTATCGAGAcacaaactatatatatatatatatatatatatatatatatatatagtctctTATGAGCTCCTATGATTAGAGTCTACTAACCTAGAGCATTTGGAGGGTGGGAGTGAATGGTAAATTTCACTTTCCCATGACCTTGAGAAAAATGTTGCTAGTATATTTGTTGCATTATCTCAAGTTAGCATGTTCACTTCAAGGCACTATGAGCCTTATCAGTTCACACTCTGTTCACACCAGTTTGCTCCCCTCGTTTTCTCACATTTTACACCAGCTGGAGGTTGtaatagcctctttgtcaagccccttctcaaactaaaaaaatgaattcatgaaCCAACTAATTCattaatcatggtcttcaaccAAGACTTTAATTAGAATCAGGTCTTAGTGctgggataaaataaaaacctgtagccacaccagccctttttggatacGATTAGATACCCCtgcattatattttctttttactgcagtgatcacAGAATCTGGTAGGATCAGTGACCGATTCAGACCCAACAAGCCAAGTGTCCCAAGTTaacaacgtacaaaaatgctaaGTTAATCTCACACATAcgaagcactgtctataactcattcaatcaaactggcaaaatctaggcctgccattaaaagtgttgatatcaaaatgacgccaagttactgtactacaaacaatataggctatcttgcctcaccgaaattaaagaagctgtattcatAAGCAATGCTAAccaatatttcctaaattatttgAAGTCACGTTGtacgtgtgagtaacttggcatttttgtatgttgaaaacgtgtttttttaatgagatagTAAAGAGTGAAGGTAAAATCAAGCTGTCAAGTAAAGGAGGGGTGGAGCATACATTGAGGAGCCGCATACGCTATTATCTCGCGATGCTTTAATACATTACGGCCATCTTCGCTAAGGTAAGGTCCTTGAagctttgtattttttatttgataatatCTACAACTATTTATTTAGGATTCATGGATTGCGTTTAGCTGCTGTACGACTATTTTGAAAGTGATTATGCTGAAAATTTTCCAGTGGCGTCAAATGTGCTCATAGCAACAATGGATAAAATCGGTGACTGATATGTTTTGAAGACTAAAGTCAAGATGGCGCTCGGTTTGAATACAGTACACTTAGCTGGGTGGCTAGCTGTGTGGTTTGCTACCCATCTAGCTTCGCGATTAAATGGTCGTATTGCTAGCATTTCTGGGATACTGTAACTTAGTTACATATTACAGCCGATTGCCTACCTAgctaatttcacagaaatggtcCATATGGgtaaatgaaatattacaatTCTCTGAACAAAAATCAGAATTTAGCTAATGCTAGATGAACGTTAGTGTAGTGTAATTTGTATTCCCTGCGAAAATCATAGCTAGTTAATAAGTGGACGGTGAAGTCGGTCGTCtggtgagaaaacaaaaacaaatgtgtttactTTCTCACTGGTTAAGAAATAACCGATGTGATTTGGTATATtcgattaaataaataaaaaatggacaaTATGTACGGAACCTGAATGTGGCTGCACTGTTGACCTCGTTTAATAGTTTTGCTTTGAAGATGCACAGTATTGATAGGAACTTCTATGAAAACGGCTGATATTAGGGCTGTACATTCACTTTTTTGCCAGTAGCACTGGTGATAGTGAGGTCAAAAACACTTTGTagcacagatttttaaaacctGGAGCACAAACCTACAAGGATAACTTGTATTATACGTGGGTCATCCGTATCCCACCATAAATAAactagtcttttttttcttatatccTTCAATcaccctgtttgtttctgtcttttttatgtacagcacattgagttGCACCCGCTGTCGGCTTTATaattaaagtttgattgattgattgattgattgattgattggtagTCCAGGTTAAATATGAAGCTGTCTTTGATATAATTCATGCAAACTGCTACTCAGTCCCTGGAAGTGTACCTCCTAAGATCTAAGATACTCCTCTGTAGGCTACTTCTTCACTTCTACCAGGTTTTTTAAGAGAGGTAGACTCATCATTTTACTAATATCAATAATACCGAAGGACTTTTGACCTGGGGCATTGTTATATTACCATAGTCTTATGGTTATTTTCAATAACGAAACTGCGATCCTAATTTTAAAAGGCAGCTCTGCTTTTACAAATGACAAAGAAGGGGCTATATTTTCTATATAgtacgataaaaaaaaatagtgtggTCACATCTGCACGTTGGAAAAGCTCGAACTCAAAACATCTGcgtttaaaagtttttttagtGCACGTCTGCATTGGTCTTTACGGTAAGCCGTCCGTGAGGCAACTGTACATCATGGAAAGTTACTACTCCTACTTTCAATACTCCAAAACGGCATTCATGCCGGTTTTTTAAATCCTTCGCGCAGATGCCAAATCCGTGCGATCATCACCTATTTAGgcgtgttctatttaaggcatTATAACCCAAGATGTCAGACACTTGTACCATTTTCAGTACTAACTTGGAGTATATTCATAATATAGGttgaaataaagtgccacaaatgcaaacatgaaATTGTTCTCTGAGAGATCACGTTCATATAACGGGTAAAACTATGCATGTCCTGGATTACAAACTCCTTGACGAAAAGTGTTCAAAATCTAATGatgatatgcagaactactgaATATTTATGAAGGACTAAGTAAGCGGTGTATCCTGGTGAcccttagtgtctccaaatctatcctaaatgtctaaattgagcattgctgtaaatcataataATCGTATATTTCACTCCAAGTCAACTGTTTTGAATcatgaaacagattttttgatCATTGttaagtgggaattacaagctttcatcAATAGAGGGGTCTaagatatctaggggtccagaaaccaatccaaaatgttatgaaaaatgaataaaatcatttttgtccattataaaacatataaatatgcCCCTTATCATGGTTTAAGATGTAACAATaatatcacattaaaaataatgtgacaCACTGTGGTAAACATACCTAAATATGGAATCATTcgctcttgtttgtttttctgtactctacagtatgtaatgttttgttgaatggggatgggatgacatttttacaaatgttactatttTCTGGTCACTCCAAGGGAAATTTTATGTTATtctagcacatatcagcacacacTAAATTTAAATGAGTATTTCCAGTGCCCTATGTGACAAGTATAGCCATTGGAGATACTTCAGTGTAGCACAGTGcataaggaactgggcttgaaaccaaaaggtcataggttcgattcccaggtaggaccgttgtacccttgagcaaggtacttaacctgcattgcttcagtgtgcatccagctgtataaatggatacaatgtaaaaatgctatgtaaaagttgtgtaagtcgctctggataagagcatctgctaaatgcctgtaatgtaatgtaataccccACATTATGCACaataagattacaataaaataatattcccgCATTAGAGAACAGTGCAAACCTCTTGAAAGACTCTCAA
This window of the Anguilla anguilla isolate fAngAng1 chromosome 1, fAngAng1.pri, whole genome shotgun sequence genome carries:
- the LOC118233928 gene encoding wiskott-Aldrich syndrome protein family member 1-like, coding for MMPLMKRSIGPQHLCCTALPHGIRSELECVSNVSLANAIRQLGSLSKYAEELFGELFEEAHSLSYRVYSLQERIDHLSIDVTQLDPKEEELSLQDITMRKAFHSSTKQHQQLFNRWTLPLALQETFDLCEEPPPLNILSPYRDDGKEGLKFYTNPSYFFDLWREKMLQDTEDKRKEKRKQRHKNIDRSIELGRIPRAPNDRRKEWQRLALGPELAREGVDGEEAHQYPSMANGPSSHPDSRTFLCMDLIDSGSCSPDALPYGPMDELHFHGGGDRMCVPPLMSPPPPAPLLPAPTSYTMRNSTPSVASSSSRFTDSQSQCTAGTSVFLNPITPPPQAPPLPSSLSSSTVRIHHSLHMPSASDHPPHNPSPQNLHQTDSGFLHPSSVPVTPPLQPISPVNLQQTSDGAPHTSQIDSTTLSPPPHPPPLPLPGSASHPGAMAPSPGLPLDPPMDSPSVPPPFADLSFGVCPKHTHCAHETKHHPSSLPVISEARSALLKAILAGIQLRKVEERLDQEAKHKRMGNDVATILSRRIAVEYSDSEEGSEFEEGDWI